A window from Ignavibacteriota bacterium encodes these proteins:
- a CDS encoding DUF494 family protein yields MTAKIVEVLAKILEGLKKNYTIEEVTKKLKTNKDFDEQTVSAAFSLVFDKFLTNRLELRKEGKLANKGFRILTNEEINIVGTENTKYIQHLVNVGLLDPIDVELLIEQMTMFPEEKISKDDINWIILFSLVDFDSEILPGSRVLLYSSDTIN; encoded by the coding sequence ATGACTGCTAAAATTGTTGAAGTTCTAGCTAAAATTTTAGAGGGACTTAAAAAAAATTATACTATAGAAGAAGTAACAAAAAAACTTAAAACAAATAAAGATTTTGATGAACAAACAGTAAGTGCCGCATTTAGTTTGGTTTTCGATAAATTTTTAACAAACCGTTTAGAGCTAAGAAAAGAAGGAAAATTAGCAAATAAAGGTTTCAGAATTTTAACAAACGAAGAAATAAATATTGTTGGAACTGAAAATACCAAATACATCCAGCATTTAGTAAATGTCGGGCTTTTAGATCCAATCGATGTAGAATTACTTATTGAACAAATGACAATGTTTCCGGAAGAGAAAATTTCCAAGGATGATATAAATTGGATTATTCTTTTCTCATTAGTAGATTTCGATTCAGAAATATTACCGGGAAGCAGAGTTTTGTTATACTCATCCGATACAATAAACTAA
- a CDS encoding tyrosine-type recombinase/integrase → MISNTLNESINEFISNLSAIKRVSNNTIISYQNDLKQFIDFLEEKKIEELKFISEKIIRSFILNLNEQNFGRTSISRKLSVLRGFFNFLIQIEKLKSNPLENIHNPKLQRKLPEIITLDSYLKILKFLDEEQKDNRNNKLIFELLYGCALRVSELCNLNFGDIDLNRKSIKVLGKGSKTRLVPLGEKSQIIMEDYLSSRPQIKNSDPLILTDSNKRIYPKYVDRLVKTYFSKVSDIAKKSSHILRHSAATHMLDNGADLLGVKELLGHENLSTTQIYTHVSVERLKQAYKNAHPKS, encoded by the coding sequence ATGATATCAAATACTCTTAACGAAAGTATAAATGAATTTATTTCAAATCTTTCTGCAATTAAAAGAGTTTCCAATAATACAATTATTTCTTACCAAAATGATTTAAAGCAGTTTATCGATTTTCTGGAAGAAAAGAAAATTGAAGAATTAAAATTTATTTCTGAAAAAATTATTAGATCATTTATTCTGAATCTAAATGAACAAAATTTCGGCAGAACTTCAATTTCAAGAAAATTATCTGTATTGAGAGGATTTTTTAATTTTCTCATTCAGATTGAAAAATTGAAATCAAATCCACTTGAAAATATTCACAATCCAAAACTCCAAAGAAAACTTCCGGAGATAATTACTCTTGACTCTTATTTAAAAATTCTTAAATTTCTGGATGAGGAACAAAAAGATAATAGAAACAATAAACTTATTTTTGAATTATTATACGGTTGTGCACTTAGAGTTTCAGAACTCTGTAATCTAAATTTTGGAGATATTGATCTGAACCGTAAAAGTATAAAAGTTTTGGGTAAAGGAAGCAAAACGAGATTAGTTCCACTAGGTGAAAAATCTCAAATTATTATGGAAGATTATCTTTCATCTAGACCGCAAATAAAGAATTCTGATCCTTTAATTCTTACCGATTCTAATAAACGAATTTATCCAAAATATGTTGATAGATTAGTAAAAACATATTTTTCCAAAGTTTCTGATATTGCAAAAAAAAGTTCACATATTCTTAGACATTCTGCCGCAACACACATGTTAGATAATGGTGCGGATTTACTTGGAGTTAAAGAATTATTGGGACACGAAAATCTTTCAACAACACAAATTTATACACATGTTAGTGTTGAAAGACTAAAGCAAGCATATAAAAACGCTCATCCAAAATCATAA
- a CDS encoding DUF2279 domain-containing protein, translating into MFLVFFLILFNLTKAQNSSDSIQVKIPICLMNQNFSEKINPFKTEINYPMLAGVGLSYSFIIYQINNYYQNTWWKKDSNYVYNNKFNIVSDNTYARNIDKIGHAFGTAVISHFFAAGFEAANIDEETCVWLGALGGLGMQTFVEINDGYSPIDKITGKPKWGFSTGDAISNFIGASYFVSRYYFPELNNFQLRVSYFPSKEMLNGEKPDNNISDDYEGQKMWLALRMKNLLPKRISEYWPSFLMLSVGYHVSNVGEIYEKPIKENYYLALDIDAETIPLYGKFWTFIKNTLNYIHFPMPGIQFSKDGISFALIIY; encoded by the coding sequence TTGTTCTTAGTTTTTTTCTTAATCTTATTCAATCTAACAAAAGCTCAAAATAGTTCAGATTCAATTCAAGTTAAAATTCCAATTTGTTTGATGAATCAAAATTTTTCCGAAAAAATTAATCCATTTAAAACAGAAATTAATTACCCAATGTTAGCTGGAGTTGGACTAAGTTATTCATTTATCATTTATCAAATTAATAATTACTATCAAAATACTTGGTGGAAAAAAGATTCAAATTATGTTTACAATAATAAATTTAATATTGTTAGTGATAATACTTATGCGAGAAATATTGATAAAATTGGACATGCTTTTGGAACTGCAGTTATATCACATTTTTTTGCTGCGGGATTTGAAGCTGCAAATATTGATGAAGAAACATGTGTTTGGCTTGGGGCGCTTGGCGGATTAGGAATGCAAACTTTTGTCGAAATCAATGATGGTTATTCACCTATTGATAAAATTACCGGAAAACCTAAATGGGGATTTAGTACCGGTGATGCAATTTCAAATTTTATTGGAGCAAGTTATTTTGTTTCAAGATATTATTTCCCAGAATTAAATAATTTCCAATTGCGTGTAAGTTATTTTCCTTCTAAAGAAATGTTAAATGGAGAAAAACCCGATAATAATATTTCTGACGATTACGAAGGTCAAAAAATGTGGTTAGCGTTACGAATGAAAAATTTATTACCTAAAAGAATATCAGAATATTGGCCATCATTTTTAATGTTGTCAGTCGGATATCATGTTAGTAATGTTGGAGAAATTTACGAAAAACCAATCAAAGAAAATTACTATTTAGCTTTGGATATTGATGCAGAAACAATTCCGCTGTATGGAAAGTTTTGGACATTTATAAAAAACACTTTAAATTATATTCATTTTCCTATGCCGGGAATTCAATTTTCCAAAGATGGAATTTCTTTCGCATTAATTATTTATTGA
- the topA gene encoding type I DNA topoisomerase, which produces MAKNLVLVESPSKAKTINKYLGKNYIVEATVGHIKNLPKTKLGIDIEDGFKVQLLNIRGKGDTIKKIRKLAGKAEKIFVATDPDREGEAIAQDIVEVLEGKTEAHIYRVLFNEITKNAVKKSMENPLEINDALVQSQRARRVMDRIIGYSISPLLWRSILEASGNSLSAGRVQSVALRLICEREELIDNFIPTEYWVISAEFKSENGDILTVKLAERDGKQLKIQPKPEMSDSDWEEFLVKNFAITSIDEAEKILEEIKHANSFIISDISKKQSKRNPSPPFITSTLQAEASRKLGFRPRKTMTIAQSLYEGIKLDKGEITGLITYMRTDSTRLSEDIISSARNFIKENYGNNYLPNHPKLYDKNNKKNVQDAHEAIRPTSLDYSPQAVKEFLEKDQFKLYQLIWQRFVACQMESADVESTNVSVKADKNILKASGSVVTFDGFLKVYQEEKENGNENGESSQIPAGLKIDQNLFLNSAEKSQQFTKPLPRYTESTLIKELESNGIGRPSTYASIIGTIQDRFYIDQSEKKLVPTELGKKVNSVLVKNFPKILDVNFTAKMEDELDMIASQTNNYIQVLEDFYNPFSKQLNIVKHNLEKVICEKCGSEMEIKIGRFGKYFACTSYPNCTNIKSTNELKTKNSEPEFTGEDCPKCGSKTVFRSGRFGKFIGCENYPECDFTKQITLGIKCPVCSDGEVVTRRAKSGRYFYGCSNYPKCDYVSWNKPVQEQVKSETEQSE; this is translated from the coding sequence ATGGCTAAAAATCTTGTTTTGGTGGAATCTCCATCAAAAGCTAAGACTATTAATAAATATTTAGGTAAAAATTATATTGTTGAAGCTACAGTTGGTCATATTAAGAATTTACCGAAAACAAAGTTAGGAATTGATATTGAAGACGGTTTCAAAGTTCAGCTTTTAAATATTAGAGGTAAAGGCGATACCATAAAGAAAATTAGAAAACTTGCCGGAAAAGCTGAAAAAATATTTGTTGCAACTGACCCGGATCGTGAAGGGGAAGCTATTGCACAAGATATTGTAGAAGTTTTAGAAGGAAAAACAGAAGCTCATATCTATAGAGTTTTGTTTAATGAGATTACAAAAAATGCTGTAAAAAAATCAATGGAAAATCCATTAGAAATTAATGATGCATTGGTTCAATCTCAAAGAGCAAGACGTGTAATGGATAGAATTATTGGTTACAGTATAAGTCCGTTATTGTGGCGTTCAATATTAGAAGCTTCCGGAAATTCACTTTCTGCCGGAAGAGTTCAATCAGTTGCACTTAGACTAATTTGTGAGCGCGAAGAATTAATTGATAATTTTATTCCAACAGAATATTGGGTAATTTCTGCTGAATTTAAATCTGAAAACGGTGATATTTTAACTGTAAAACTTGCAGAAAGAGACGGCAAACAATTAAAAATTCAGCCAAAACCGGAAATGAGTGATTCTGATTGGGAAGAATTTTTAGTTAAAAATTTTGCAATCACAAGTATAGATGAAGCTGAAAAAATTCTTGAAGAAATTAAACATGCAAATTCATTTATAATTAGTGATATTTCAAAAAAGCAATCAAAAAGAAATCCTTCACCTCCATTTATTACAAGCACATTGCAAGCGGAAGCTTCTCGCAAATTGGGTTTTAGACCAAGAAAAACAATGACAATTGCTCAAAGTTTATATGAAGGAATTAAACTTGATAAAGGTGAAATTACTGGTCTTATAACTTATATGAGAACAGATTCAACCAGATTAAGTGAAGATATTATTTCTTCTGCAAGAAATTTTATTAAAGAAAATTACGGGAATAATTATTTACCAAATCATCCAAAGTTATATGATAAGAACAACAAAAAAAATGTTCAAGATGCTCATGAAGCAATTCGACCAACTTCTTTGGATTATTCTCCTCAAGCTGTAAAAGAATTTTTAGAAAAAGATCAGTTTAAACTTTACCAACTTATTTGGCAAAGATTTGTTGCTTGCCAAATGGAATCTGCAGATGTTGAATCAACGAATGTTTCGGTAAAAGCAGATAAAAATATTTTAAAAGCATCCGGTTCCGTAGTAACTTTTGATGGATTTTTAAAAGTTTATCAAGAAGAAAAAGAAAACGGAAATGAAAATGGTGAAAGTTCACAAATTCCTGCTGGATTAAAAATTGATCAAAATTTATTTTTAAATTCTGCTGAAAAATCTCAACAATTTACAAAACCACTTCCACGTTATACAGAAAGCACTCTAATTAAAGAGCTTGAAAGTAACGGAATTGGACGACCAAGTACCTATGCTTCAATAATTGGAACAATTCAAGATAGATTTTATATCGATCAAAGTGAGAAAAAATTAGTTCCAACAGAATTAGGCAAAAAAGTAAATTCTGTTTTAGTGAAAAATTTTCCAAAAATTTTAGATGTAAATTTTACTGCTAAAATGGAAGACGAACTGGATATGATTGCTTCGCAAACAAATAATTATATCCAAGTTTTAGAAGATTTTTATAATCCGTTTTCTAAACAATTGAATATTGTTAAACATAATTTAGAAAAAGTAATTTGTGAAAAATGCGGCTCAGAAATGGAAATTAAAATTGGCCGTTTTGGAAAATATTTTGCATGTACGTCATATCCAAATTGTACAAATATTAAATCAACTAATGAACTTAAAACAAAAAATAGTGAGCCGGAATTTACCGGTGAAGATTGTCCAAAATGTGGAAGTAAAACTGTTTTTAGAAGTGGAAGATTTGGGAAATTTATTGGATGTGAAAATTATCCAGAATGCGATTTTACTAAACAAATTACATTGGGAATTAAGTGTCCGGTTTGCAGTGATGGTGAAGTTGTAACACGAAGAGCAAAAAGCGGAAGATATTTTTACGGATGTAGTAATTATCCAAAATGCGATTATGTAAGCTGGAACAAACCAGTTCAAGAACAAGTAAAAAGCGAAACTGAACAATCAGAATAA
- a CDS encoding gamma carbonic anhydrase family protein, with amino-acid sequence MNYETNFDDKLFPYLDLFPKLDENVFLAEGVKIIGDVAIGKNSSVWYNCVIRGDVHYVKIGYDTNIQDLSMLHVTNKRFPLNIGNKVTIGHCVKLHGCTINDLSLIGIGAIILDGAIVEENSMVAAGSVVKPKFVVPSGKLVAGVPAKIIRDLTEEEIKDLAASAERYKKYTQITIDSLKNRVKI; translated from the coding sequence ATGAATTACGAAACAAATTTTGATGATAAATTATTTCCATATTTAGATCTTTTCCCAAAATTAGATGAAAATGTTTTTTTGGCAGAAGGTGTAAAAATTATCGGCGATGTTGCAATTGGTAAAAACTCAAGTGTTTGGTACAATTGTGTAATTCGCGGCGATGTGCATTACGTAAAAATCGGATACGATACTAACATTCAAGATTTAAGTATGCTTCACGTTACGAATAAAAGATTTCCATTAAATATTGGTAATAAAGTTACAATCGGTCATTGTGTAAAATTACACGGTTGCACAATTAATGATTTATCATTGATTGGAATTGGAGCAATAATTTTAGATGGAGCAATTGTTGAAGAAAACTCAATGGTTGCAGCTGGTTCTGTTGTAAAACCGAAGTTTGTTGTTCCATCTGGAAAATTAGTTGCCGGAGTTCCAGCAAAAATAATCCGTGATTTAACAGAAGAGGAAATTAAAGATTTGGCTGCATCGGCAGAACGTTATAAAAAATATACGCAAATCACAATTGATTCACTTAAAAACAGAGTGAAAATTTGA
- the ybeY gene encoding rRNA maturation RNase YbeY yields the protein MIKNLTVYSIPKIKIDKRNVHKLVLLIKKEYSFNISSLIINFISEKEIIPINQKYLDHNFSTDIITFNYSGENDTLDGEIFISFDDACFNSKKFDVSIDIELIRLVIHGILHLLGFDDKDKIARKKMKIEENRLVNKFQNEIKKITINYDC from the coding sequence TTGATAAAAAATCTTACAGTTTATTCAATTCCCAAAATTAAAATTGATAAAAGAAATGTTCACAAACTTGTGTTATTGATCAAGAAAGAATATTCTTTTAACATTTCTTCACTTATAATAAATTTTATTTCAGAAAAAGAAATTATTCCAATCAACCAAAAATATTTAGATCATAATTTTTCCACTGATATAATTACCTTTAATTATTCTGGAGAAAATGATACTTTAGACGGTGAAATTTTTATTTCTTTTGATGATGCATGTTTTAACTCAAAAAAATTTGATGTTTCTATAGATATTGAACTGATTAGGTTAGTTATTCACGGAATTTTACATTTATTGGGATTTGATGATAAAGACAAAATTGCGAGAAAGAAAATGAAAATTGAAGAAAATAGATTAGTAAATAAATTTCAGAATGAAATTAAAAAAATTACGATAAATTATGACTGCTAA
- the raiA gene encoding ribosome-associated translation inhibitor RaiA, which produces MNVKITSRKFKAKDSLKEEITNELKSLEKYNDDILDANVILSYTHNKDSIKTVEININIPGKTLSATETSDEYGKALTLVIQKLIKQLKTLKSKRISKAR; this is translated from the coding sequence ATGAATGTTAAAATAACATCAAGAAAATTTAAGGCGAAAGATTCATTGAAAGAAGAGATTACAAACGAATTGAAATCTCTTGAAAAATACAATGATGATATTTTGGACGCAAATGTAATCTTAAGTTATACACACAATAAAGATAGTATAAAAACTGTGGAAATTAATATAAATATTCCAGGAAAAACTTTATCAGCAACAGAAACAAGTGATGAATACGGAAAAGCTTTAACTTTGGTAATTCAAAAATTAATTAAACAACTTAAAACACTTAAATCTAAAAGAATTTCTAAAGCAAGATAG
- a CDS encoding glycosyltransferase: MNYSIIIPTLNEEKLLPNLLQKICDKNLQKKYNYEIIISDGGSTDLTLEIAKSFDAIIVKKKFEEKQNIAMGRNLGARISKGEILIFFNGDIAIENFEKILMEVENKFSQSKYLAMTTKVEVFPEEQKFIDLIFQTFYNFHFHALNVIGMGMGRGECHIIKREIFEKLNGYNEKLAAGEDFDLFKRIRKHGKIFFDRNLIIYESPRRYRKLGHFRIFFTWLINSVYIIFTKTSKSSEWEEVR, translated from the coding sequence ATGAATTACAGTATAATTATTCCAACATTGAATGAAGAAAAATTATTGCCAAATTTGCTCCAAAAAATTTGTGATAAAAATCTTCAGAAAAAATATAATTATGAAATAATAATTTCAGATGGAGGAAGTACAGATTTAACTTTAGAAATTGCAAAAAGTTTTGATGCAATAATTGTTAAAAAAAAATTTGAAGAAAAACAAAATATTGCAATGGGAAGAAATCTTGGTGCAAGAATTTCAAAAGGGGAAATTTTAATATTTTTTAACGGAGATATTGCAATAGAAAATTTTGAAAAAATTTTAATGGAAGTTGAGAATAAATTTTCACAAAGTAAATACTTAGCAATGACTACCAAAGTTGAAGTTTTTCCTGAAGAGCAAAAATTTATTGATTTAATTTTCCAAACATTTTATAATTTTCATTTTCATGCTTTAAATGTAATTGGGATGGGAATGGGAAGAGGCGAGTGTCATATAATTAAAAGAGAAATTTTCGAAAAATTAAATGGTTACAATGAAAAACTTGCCGCCGGTGAAGATTTTGATTTATTTAAGAGAATTAGAAAACATGGCAAAATTTTTTTCGATCGAAATTTAATCATTTATGAATCACCAAGACGTTATAGAAAACTTGGACATTTTAGAATTTTCTTTACATGGCTAATAAATAGTGTTTATATTATTTTTACTAAAACTTCAAAATCTTCTGAATGGGAAGAAGTTAGATAA
- the lysS gene encoding lysine--tRNA ligase, producing the protein MENQSLDKDVNTLIARRFEELAEIKNKNVRPYEYSFDVDTYSVQIKNNFENFENKTVKIAGRLMAIRKMGKASFAQIQDKDGRIQIYLKKEEIGDQYDIFKLLDIGDLVGVEGFVFKTKTEEISVHTKSLTLLAKSIRPIPIAKEVIDEEGNKKIFDQFADKELRYRQRYVDLVVNPHIKDVFVKRSKIISSMRNYLDKNDFLEVETPILQSLYGGASAKPFITHHNALDIKLYMRIADELYLKRLIVGGFDRVYEISKDFRNEGMDKTHNPEFTMMELYVAYKDYEWMMKFVEEMVYHIANEVLGTSKLNIEGNEVDFKPPWKRISMVDEIKKETNIDVLTISKDDLVKEVKIRGIKLSGGESKGKLIDELFSAVVEPKLIEPTFVMDYPVELSPLAKKHRTREGLVERFEGYILGREICNAFSELNDPIDQKERFEEQVRFMEEGDEEAHQIDEDYVRALEYGMPPTAGLGVGIDRLTMLLTNQPSIRDVILFPQMRPEK; encoded by the coding sequence TTGGAAAATCAGTCTTTAGATAAAGATGTAAACACGTTGATTGCAAGAAGATTTGAAGAACTTGCAGAAATAAAAAATAAAAATGTTCGCCCATATGAATATTCGTTTGACGTTGATACATATTCGGTTCAAATAAAAAATAATTTTGAAAATTTTGAAAATAAAACAGTTAAAATTGCCGGAAGACTTATGGCAATTAGAAAAATGGGAAAAGCTTCATTTGCACAAATTCAAGATAAAGATGGAAGAATACAAATTTATTTGAAGAAAGAAGAAATCGGTGATCAATATGATATTTTTAAATTGTTAGATATTGGTGATTTAGTTGGTGTTGAAGGATTTGTGTTTAAAACTAAAACTGAAGAAATTTCAGTTCATACAAAATCTTTAACTTTGCTTGCAAAATCAATTCGACCAATTCCAATTGCAAAAGAAGTTATTGATGAAGAAGGTAACAAGAAAATATTTGATCAATTTGCTGATAAAGAATTGCGTTATCGTCAACGCTATGTTGATTTGGTAGTTAATCCGCATATTAAAGATGTATTTGTAAAACGATCAAAAATTATCAGCTCAATGAGAAATTATTTGGATAAAAATGATTTTCTTGAAGTTGAAACTCCGATTTTACAATCGCTTTATGGAGGCGCTTCTGCAAAACCTTTTATTACGCATCATAATGCCCTTGATATAAAATTGTATATGAGAATTGCTGATGAGCTTTATCTAAAAAGATTAATTGTCGGTGGATTTGATAGAGTTTATGAAATCTCTAAAGATTTTAGAAATGAAGGAATGGATAAAACTCACAATCCGGAATTCACAATGATGGAACTTTATGTTGCATACAAAGATTATGAATGGATGATGAAATTTGTCGAAGAAATGGTTTACCACATTGCCAACGAAGTTTTGGGAACATCAAAATTAAATATTGAGGGAAATGAAGTTGACTTCAAACCGCCGTGGAAAAGAATTTCAATGGTTGATGAAATTAAAAAAGAAACAAACATTGATGTGCTCACAATTTCCAAAGATGATTTAGTAAAAGAAGTTAAGATACGTGGAATTAAATTATCAGGCGGCGAAAGCAAAGGAAAATTAATTGATGAATTATTTTCAGCAGTTGTTGAACCAAAATTAATTGAACCAACTTTTGTTATGGATTATCCGGTTGAACTTTCTCCATTAGCAAAAAAACATAGAACACGCGAAGGACTTGTTGAAAGATTTGAAGGTTATATTTTAGGTCGCGAAATTTGCAATGCATTTAGTGAATTGAATGATCCGATTGATCAAAAAGAAAGATTTGAAGAACAAGTAAGATTTATGGAAGAAGGGGACGAAGAAGCACATCAAATAGATGAAGACTATGTTAGAGCTTTAGAATACGGCATGCCGCCAACTGCCGGACTCGGAGTTGGAATTGATAGATTGACAATGTTATTAACAAATCAACCATCGATTAGAGACGTAATTTTATTCCCTCAAATGCGTCCGGAAAAATAA
- a CDS encoding HPr kinase/phosphorylase encodes MNINNKNIFRKESITVDFFYQKTKERFDIELLNKDVDLNRPIIEQNLHRPGLALAGFVDLFSYKRVQIVGNTEVHYMKKLTLEKRKNALEKLFGFNIPCIIFTNYNKPEKEFLELANQFKIPIFLSSLTTTKLSYLVSDFLDDQFAPRLSVHGSFIDVYGIGMLIVGKSGIGKSEVALDLIERGHRLVADDVVILTKKGEGIIMGSGTELVKHFMEIRGIGILDVRSMFGIRAIRFQKRLEVIIELEVWDDKSEYTRTGLDARTSSIMDVDIQTVKIPIVPGKNITVICEVIALNYVLKHYGYDAAEVLNQRLRTKIKSKNADTNRSVDYFEHDFE; translated from the coding sequence GTGAACATAAACAATAAAAATATATTTAGAAAAGAAAGTATAACGGTCGATTTTTTCTACCAAAAAACCAAAGAGCGTTTTGATATTGAGTTGCTCAATAAAGATGTAGATTTAAACCGACCGATAATCGAACAAAATTTACACAGACCCGGTTTAGCACTTGCCGGGTTTGTAGATTTATTTTCCTACAAGCGAGTTCAAATTGTCGGTAATACCGAAGTTCATTACATGAAAAAATTAACTTTGGAAAAACGAAAAAATGCTTTGGAAAAACTATTTGGCTTTAATATTCCGTGTATAATTTTTACAAATTACAATAAACCGGAAAAAGAATTTTTAGAATTAGCAAATCAATTTAAAATTCCAATATTTCTTTCAAGCTTAACAACTACAAAACTTTCTTATTTAGTAAGTGATTTTCTTGATGATCAATTTGCACCGAGACTTTCTGTTCATGGTTCTTTTATTGATGTTTACGGAATTGGAATGTTGATTGTAGGAAAATCCGGAATTGGAAAAAGTGAAGTTGCTCTCGATCTTATTGAAAGGGGACATAGATTAGTTGCAGATGATGTTGTGATTTTAACTAAAAAAGGTGAAGGAATTATTATGGGCTCCGGAACCGAATTAGTGAAACATTTTATGGAAATTAGAGGAATTGGAATTCTTGATGTTAGAAGTATGTTTGGAATTAGAGCAATACGTTTTCAAAAAAGATTGGAAGTTATAATTGAGCTAGAAGTTTGGGATGATAAAAGTGAATATACGAGAACCGGATTAGACGCAAGAACTTCAAGCATAATGGATGTTGATATTCAAACTGTTAAAATTCCAATTGTTCCAGGTAAAAATATAACAGTTATTTGTGAAGTTATAGCATTAAATTATGTACTAAAGCATTATGGATATGATGCCGCCGAAGTATTAAATCAAAGATTAAGAACCAAAATTAAATCGAAAAATGCGGATACAAACAGATCTGTTGATTATTTTGAGCACGATTTTGAGTAA
- a CDS encoding S41 family peptidase yields MKNKTFTILFSIIILLSGILIGFFLNNYLVNEEVLEGSKKFNEVLGYAQKYYYQDVETKDLVDDAITGMLNDLDPHSVYIPPTDQIHIEEEFRGNFEGIGIEFQINNDTINVVSPITGGPSESVGIEAGDRIIKIDEKNCIGFTNKDVVKNLRGKKGTKVKITVFRPFIKKKLDFEIIRDQIPIYTVDAAIMISDTIGYISLSKFAETSILEVKQSLENLTKFGMKKIIFDLRNNPGGYLDQAFQIADLFIDQNKLIVFTRGRISNFDDNLNAEKSYPYEKIPIVILINRGSASASEIVSGAIQDWDRGILVGETSFGKGLVQRPFILEDSSAVRITISKYFTPSGRAIQREYKNKEDYYEEVMNREENEGENINHTIETDSTKEIFFTSGGRKVIGGGGITPDFIVKNEELSDYSINLRSKNIYYKFARRFIDANSELNKIYKNNFKLFKTQFNFTENDMKSFIKFAEENGVQYSNQDFLKDEKFIRARLKAHIAKNFWNNNGWYSILLDEDEQFIKAKELLEKNYQLPISKKK; encoded by the coding sequence TTGAAAAATAAAACATTTACAATTTTGTTCTCCATTATAATTTTACTTTCCGGAATTTTAATCGGATTTTTTCTAAATAATTATTTGGTTAATGAGGAAGTTTTAGAAGGTTCTAAAAAATTTAATGAAGTTTTAGGATATGCTCAGAAATATTATTATCAAGATGTTGAAACAAAAGATTTAGTAGATGATGCAATTACGGGAATGCTTAATGATCTTGATCCGCATTCAGTTTACATTCCGCCAACTGATCAAATTCACATTGAAGAAGAATTTAGAGGGAATTTTGAAGGCATTGGAATTGAATTTCAAATAAATAATGATACAATAAATGTTGTTTCACCAATAACCGGCGGACCGAGCGAAAGTGTTGGAATTGAAGCTGGTGACAGAATTATTAAAATTGATGAAAAAAATTGCATCGGTTTTACAAACAAAGATGTTGTTAAAAATCTTCGCGGAAAAAAAGGTACAAAAGTTAAAATTACTGTTTTCAGACCTTTCATAAAAAAGAAATTAGATTTCGAAATTATACGAGATCAAATTCCAATTTATACTGTAGATGCAGCAATTATGATTTCTGATACAATCGGATATATTTCTCTATCCAAATTTGCTGAAACTTCTATTTTGGAAGTTAAACAATCCTTAGAAAATCTGACAAAATTTGGAATGAAAAAAATAATTTTTGATTTAAGAAATAATCCGGGTGGATATTTGGACCAAGCGTTCCAGATTGCTGATTTATTTATTGATCAAAATAAATTAATTGTTTTTACAAGAGGAAGAATTTCAAATTTTGATGATAATTTAAATGCAGAAAAATCATATCCTTATGAAAAAATTCCAATAGTAATTTTAATAAATCGCGGAAGTGCATCAGCAAGCGAAATTGTTTCCGGAGCTATTCAAGATTGGGATAGAGGAATTTTAGTCGGCGAAACATCATTCGGAAAAGGTTTGGTTCAAAGACCATTTATTTTAGAAGATAGCTCAGCAGTAAGAATTACAATTTCAAAATATTTTACTCCATCCGGAAGAGCAATTCAAAGAGAATATAAAAACAAAGAAGATTATTATGAAGAAGTTATGAATCGTGAAGAAAATGAAGGTGAAAATATTAATCACACTATTGAAACAGACTCTACTAAAGAAATATTTTTTACTTCGGGTGGAAGAAAAGTAATTGGTGGTGGCGGAATAACTCCGGATTTTATTGTTAAAAATGAGGAACTTTCAGATTATTCGATTAATCTTAGAAGTAAAAATATTTATTATAAATTTGCACGAAGATTTATTGACGCAAATTCCGAATTAAATAAAATTTACAAAAACAATTTTAAATTGTTCAAAACGCAATTTAATTTTACTGAAAATGATATGAAATCATTTATTAAATTTGCGGAAGAAAATGGTGTTCAATATTCCAACCAAGATTTTTTGAAAGATGAAAAATTTATTAGAGCAAGATTAAAAGCTCACATTGCAAAAAACTTTTGGAATAATAACGGTTGGTATTCCATACTTTTAGATGAAGACGAACAATTTATAAAAGCAAAAGAATTGTTAGAAAAAAATTATCAACTTCCAATTTCAAAGAAAAAATAA